The Arachis ipaensis cultivar K30076 chromosome B07, Araip1.1, whole genome shotgun sequence genomic interval TGGCCCAAAAGTTGAAAGATTGTAGACATAGATTTGCTCAATGAAAAAACTTACAAAGCAAACTCCCAGAAAGAAATTAAGGGCCTTCAAGCTAAACTAGAGGAGTTGTGGGTGACTGGAATCAGTGGGGGAGAGGAGGTTACCAGTTTGGAGGAGAAGCTGGAGCTGGCATATTTGAAAGAAGAGAGCTATTGGTGCGAAAAATATAGAGTCAAGTGGCTAAAAGAAGGAGATCAGAATACCAGATTCTTTCACCAGAAATTTCAATCAAGGGTGCGAAGGAACATAATTTGGAGATTAGTTAAGAAGGACAATGAGATTGCATCGAAACCGGAGGATATTGCAAAGGTAGCTGAAGACTACTTTTACgatatttttacttcttcttgTTCGGCTAATCCGAATCCATACTTAGAGGATTTGGAGCCTAAGGTTACAGCTTCCATGAACCGCAGGCTCCAAAGGCTCGTAACTATGGACGAGGTCAAAAGAGCTACATTTAGTGTTCATGCTCAGAGTACTCCTGGTGATGACGGGTTTACAGCTAAGTTTTTTCACTTTATCTGGGATATAGTTAGAGGTGACATTTTTAAGGCAGTGAGAAATTTCTTTCACAGTAGCAGAATTCTAAAAAGCTTCAACCATactcaaatttgtttgattccaaaggTGCCAGATGCCAGTGACATGACTCAGGTACGACCGATTAGTTTGTCCTCaattatgtataaaattatttctaaagttaTGGTGCATCgattacaaggtattatgaataaAATCATAAGTTATCAGAGTGCGTTTCTCAAAGGTAGACTCATTTCAGATAATATTCTAATTGCCCACGAATGTATGcactatttgaaaaataagagaagtggGACAGAGCATGAGATGGCTACTAAACTAGACATGATCAAGGCTTATGATAGGGTTGAATGGCATTTCTTATGGTATATTATGGATAAGCTAGGCTTTGATGCTAAATGGATTAACTGGACTAAGGAATTAGTAACGACTGTTTCTTTCTCTGTTGTTGTGGAAGGTCAACCTTTTGGCTATTTTAGGCCAAATAGGGGCATCCGACAGGGTGACCCCCTATCTCcatatctctttcttttttgtgTAGAAGGGctttccttcttgctacacaaggcagagcaAAACAAATTAATTCAAGGAGTTCAAGTTAATCGGAGATGCCAAACAGTTAATCACCTTTTGTTTGCTGATGATTCAATTCTTTTTTACAAGAGCTCACCTAACACAAGCCAAAGTATTCTAGAATTATTAGAGATCTATGAGGGTTTCATTGGAAAAAAAGTCAATTTGAATAAGTCGGCCATATTTTTTAGTCACAACACACCTTAAAACACAAGACTAGCAATTGCACAGAAactaaatattgaacatatcGGAGCACAAGACAAATACCTGGGGCTGCCCTCTAtagttcaaaaatcaaagaaagcaacctTTGAAGCTATCAAGGATAAAGTTCAAAAGAGAATCATGGGTTGAAAAAGAAGTTTATTGTCCTCAGGTGGCAGACACACGCTATTGAGAGCAATGGGAGAAgcgattcctatttatacactctcttgttTCAAGCTCCCAGACAGCTGTTGACTGAGATTCATAGCATGCTCTCGCAATTTTGGTGGGGTAAAAAAGGAGCAGAATGAagaatggtttggattaaatgggACACAATGACGAGACCGAAGAAAGATGGAGTGTTGGGGATCAAGGACCTAAGGGCGCAAAATTTGGCCTTATTAGGCAAGCAATGTTGGCGTCTTATGAAATACCCTAATTCTACTCTATCAAAAATGCTCAAAActaaatatttcagatatacaGATTTTTTACATGCAGAGATAGGAAGTATACCGTCGTGGGGCTGGAGAAGTATTCTTGAAGGGCGCAAGGTAATTGAGAAAGGCTTGTTATGAAAAATAGGCTCTGGTGCTAATATCCGCATCTTTCATGATCCATGGCTCCCACCACCATTACCCTTTAATGTCCATCAAGATGCAATCACAATCCTACCTGACGTGTACCCCGCTAAGCTCGGGATtagcatcaacaacaacaatccgaCCATGAATCTCGGAAACAAACCAAAACTGAAACAATCACGCACGTGAGTTATACACTATCCCATAGACGTTACTTGCGAAAACAGAACTCACCATTCAAGCCACCAATATTGGAACAAATCAGGCAATACATGACGCTCCAGTCATCTATAAAATAAGAGTAAAAACAACCTAAGAAGGACAGGTGACAGAGTTTACTCTAACTTATTCTCTTTACTTCTCATAACTCATACacttacttgagcgtcggagtgctttttgcaggtgctcccccCGTCGTGTTTCACCACACCAAGGTCACCCTTGGAGACTACCTCCCTGACGACGCACGACTCCTGAAACTAAGCAAATCTCGTTGGGGACCTATACCTCGGTTGGTTTGaacggaacatttggcgcccaccgtggggcccggTTACACTGACCCCACTCTTTCTTTTGTATAGCACCTCGTGTTTTCTTTTTATGCAGGGATTCTCAACCTTCACACATGGCTGATAATGGAGTCCATCAAAACACTCAGGCCGAGCTCATGGCTCAAATGGCCGAACTGCAAGCGGAAGTCAAAAGGCTGGCCAAACTAACCAACCAAAATGACGCCAGTAAACGTGAAGACAACGGTCATAAAGGAAAAACAGACCTACGGAGTATTTACCCACCAAAGGAGAAGCTGACCTTGGACAACCCATTCTTTGAGGAGATCACCAACTACCAGATGCCAAAACATTTCACATTACCTTCTTCCCTCGAGCCATATAAGGGGATTGGTGACCCCCGGGCTCACATCAAGAAATTTCAATCTATGATGTTCTTTAATGGTCCTAATAACGAACCTGTCTTCTGCAGGGCCTTTCCTACTTACCTCGATGGCGCAGCTCTGCTTTGGTTCTCAAAACTACCTGCAAGATCAATCTCTTCTTTCGAGGAATTAGCAAAATCCTTCATAGACTACTTTGCTGCTGCGAGAATATATGTACATGGATCGGACTACCTCGGCACCATTCGCCAAGGACCCCAGGAGAACTTGAAAGACTACCTAACCAGGTTTGCAGAAGCGACAATGGAAATACCCGACTTAGACCCCGCCGTCCATCTGCACGCCATAAAAGCAGGACTCCGACCCAGAAAATTCAGGGAAACAATTGCAGTAACAAAGCCAAAGACGTTGGAAGAATTCTGAGAAAGGGCGGCAGGGCAGATGGAGATCGAAGAGTTCCGCGAAACCGAAAAGACAGAAAAAAGACAACCTAAAAGAGAGGATGAAAAATCCACAAGATCGGCAAACATCAAAGACCTCAAGAGACCCTTCAAGCTAACCCCAAAAAAAGTGACAATTACACCAAGTTCAACACAAGAAGGGAAAGGATAATCAAAGAAATACTCAACGCCAAAATTATAAAACCACCAGCAAGGGCCGGGAGCTATCAAGACCAGAGATTCGTCGACAAAAGCAAGCACTGTGCTTTCCACCAAAAGTACGGCCACACAACCGACGAATGTATAATAGCCAAAGACCTATTAGAAAGATTGGCCCGGCAGGGCCTCCTAGATAAATACATCGAGGGAAGGAAGCATAAAGAGATCGATAGAGAAGAACGCCAACAGACCTCGGGAGCAAAAGAAACCAACAAATGGCCAAACAACACACCACCTAAGGGGATCATAAACACCATATCAGGAGGATTCGCCGGAGGAGGAGAAACAACTTCGGCGAGAAAACGTAACTATCGCGCGATGCTTGCAATAGAAGGGACAACACTACATAACAACAAGGACACATCAAACCTAGAAATCATTTTCAACCAGAGGGACATATGCTCGGCCGCACCACACTCAGACGACCTAGTGGTAATTTCTATCCAAACAGGCGAGTTATTGGTAAGAAAAGTCCTCTTGGACCCAGGTAGCAGTGCCGATGTTCTGTTTTACGCTACTTTTCTAAAAATGCAAATATCTGAAAAACTTATACAACCTTCATCCGGAGAATTAGTCGGATTCTCCGGAGAAAGAGTACCAATTAAGGGCTACATATGGTTGAAGACAATGATGGGAAACCACCCATTGTCACGAACCACCGACATACAATACCTTATAGTTGACTGCCCTAGTCCTTATAACATTATTCTCGGAAGACCTGCTCTGAACATGTTCAGGGCAGTAGTTTCAACCTTTCATCTATGTGTAAAATTTTAGGCACAGGACGGAAAAATAGCGACACTTCACTCGGACCGACAACAAGCTCGGCAATGTTACAACGCAAGCCTGAAAAGGTCGGCTCTAAGACTAGAGTTCCAGCAAGAAGTCAAAGCGATCCATAACGCAATAGAGGTACTGTCCTTGGCAGAGCTTGATCCGCGTGAGGACACCCAAGAAAGGCCTCAACCAGCAGACGAGCTCCAGAAAATCCCACTGATGGAGAAACCAGAACGGTTCACATACATCGGCCAGGCACTACAGGGAAAGGAAAGATCAGAACTGGTGAAAGTGTTGCAAGACAACGCCGACCTATTTGCATGGACCCCGGCAGATATACCAGGAATAGATCCGAGCATTATCTGCCATAAACTCGCCACAAACAAGGCGAGCCGACCTATAGCTCAGAAAAAGAGGAATCTCGGAGCAGACAAATCAAGGGCCGCACTGGAAGAAACCGAAAAGCTACTTAAAGCCAACTTCATCAAAGAAATCAGATTCACTACATGGCTCTCGAACGTAGTAATGGTAAGAAAAAAttcaggtaaatggcgcatgtgcgtcgacttcacAGATTTAAATAAAGCATGCCCCAAGGATGCTTATCCTCTACCATGCATCGATAAACTCGTAGACAGTGCATCAGGTTTCAAAAgcttgagcttcatggatgcatactttGGTTACAACCAGATACTCATGCACccagaagaccaaagcaaaacCGCATTTATAACCGAGCATGGAAATTTTTGTTATAgagtaatgccatttggactaaagaatgcaggtgcGACATACCAGCGACTGATGGACAAGGTGTT includes:
- the LOC107607011 gene encoding uncharacterized protein LOC107607011, with translation MLAIEGTTLHNNKDTSNLEIIFNQRDICSAAPHSDDLVVISIQTGELLVRKVLLDPGSSADVLFYATFLKMQISEKLIQPSSGELVGFSGERVPIKGYIWLKTMMGNHPLSRTTDIQYLIAQDGKIATLHSDRQQARQCYNASLKRSALRLEFQQEVKAIHNAIEVLSLAELDPREDTQERPQPADELQKIPLMEKPERFTYIGQALQGKERSELVKVLQDNADLFAWTPADIPGIDPSIICHKLATNKASRPIAQKKRNLGADKSRAALEETEKLLKANFIKEIRFTTWLSNVVMVRKNSGKWRMCVDFTDLNKACPKDAYPLPCIDKLVDSASGFKSLSFMDAYFGYNQILMHPEDQSKTAFITEHGNFCYRVMPFGLKNAGATYQRLMDKVFHHQIGRNMEIYVDDMVAKTTHGKLHCDDLKEVFEQVQTYRMRLNPEKCAFGVRGGQIPRIHANITRYRGKPRKM